One genomic window of Verrucomicrobiia bacterium includes the following:
- a CDS encoding dihydroorotase codes for MDPISNLDARADVLIANGKIVAVGADAAARAPQDAVRRDVSGLVVCPGLIDLHVHLREPGQSAKETIATGTAAASRGGFTSVVCMPNTSPAIDNAGTVALIREKAAREGVVNVFVTGAITKGIAGEELAPIGSLKAAGIVAITDDGHCVQNNDLMRRALEYARMFDLPVMDHCQDYSLVTDGVMHEGYYSTALGLRGWPAAGEEMIVARNILLAELTGTRVHCQHMSSAGSVALLREAKRRGVPISGEACPHHFVLTDATIAGSEKFWSSDGKGLFGYATDALPQWPSYDTHFKMNPPLRSARDREAILEGLVDGTLEILSSDHAPHCDYEKEVEFDYAPFGITGLETELALSLMQLYHTKRLGLMEVLRKFTVAPANLLKLGKGTLQAGADADITVFDPDREWIFERERSASKSYNNPFYGWRLKGKAVATIVGGRMVWDEQETSASVKELAVNH; via the coding sequence ATGGATCCCATTTCAAACCTGGATGCCCGGGCGGATGTGTTGATTGCCAATGGGAAAATCGTGGCGGTTGGCGCCGACGCGGCCGCCCGCGCGCCGCAGGATGCGGTTCGCCGGGATGTGAGCGGGTTGGTCGTTTGTCCGGGGTTGATTGATTTGCATGTGCATCTGCGTGAGCCGGGGCAGAGCGCGAAAGAAACCATTGCCACAGGCACGGCGGCGGCGTCGCGCGGCGGTTTTACTTCGGTGGTGTGCATGCCGAACACTTCTCCCGCGATTGATAATGCGGGCACGGTGGCGTTGATCCGCGAAAAAGCGGCGCGCGAAGGTGTGGTAAATGTTTTTGTCACCGGCGCGATCACCAAGGGAATTGCCGGTGAGGAATTGGCGCCGATCGGTTCGCTCAAGGCGGCGGGGATTGTGGCTATCACCGACGACGGCCATTGCGTGCAGAATAATGATCTGATGCGCCGGGCGTTGGAATACGCGCGGATGTTTGATTTGCCGGTGATGGATCATTGCCAGGATTATTCGCTCGTGACGGACGGCGTGATGCACGAAGGTTATTACAGCACGGCACTGGGTTTGCGTGGCTGGCCGGCAGCGGGCGAGGAGATGATTGTGGCGCGAAATATTTTGCTGGCGGAATTGACCGGCACGCGCGTGCATTGCCAGCACATGAGCAGCGCGGGAAGCGTGGCGTTATTGCGCGAGGCCAAACGCCGCGGGGTGCCGATCTCGGGCGAGGCGTGTCCGCATCATTTTGTTTTGACGGATGCCACCATCGCGGGCAGCGAAAAATTCTGGTCGAGCGACGGCAAGGGTTTGTTCGGTTACGCGACGGATGCGCTGCCGCAATGGCCGAGTTACGATACTCATTTCAAGATGAACCCGCCGCTGCGTTCGGCGCGGGACCGCGAGGCGATTTTGGAGGGACTCGTGGACGGGACGCTGGAAATTTTGAGCAGCGATCACGCGCCGCATTGTGATTATGAGAAGGAAGTGGAGTTTGATTACGCGCCGTTCGGCATCACGGGGCTCGAAACGGAATTGGCGCTTTCGCTGATGCAGTTGTATCATACGAAGCGGCTGGGCTTGATGGAAGTGCTGCGGAAATTCACGGTGGCCCCGGCGAACTTGCTGAAGCTGGGCAAGGGGACGCTGCAAGCCGGCGCGGATGCCGACATCACGGTTTTCGACCCGGATCGCGAATGGATATTTGAGCGCGAACGGTCCGC
- a CDS encoding prepilin-type N-terminal cleavage/methylation domain-containing protein: MKILKQARGPVVTERKSHRVHRAFTLIELLVVIAIIAILASLLLPALSKAKAKAQGVFCMNNTKQIMIAWNMYAGDNNDLLAPNDFYSGSGAPPKTYFGPPLQLNWVGGGVDNTSGNSQATNDFYLTTGSCLYKYDSSPSTYHCPADHSVVQGAGPRNRSVSMNCAVGTIWNTSSFTLAKGLPVGSTWLSGSYQGDGGNTSDWQTYGKLANIPNPSSLFVILDENPDSINDPVFSVGMGKADANGNPTYSRCVDIPGSYHNNAAGFAFADGHSIIKHWMGGAIAAAVTNNISMPSAADLADLYWIQSQTSSVK; the protein is encoded by the coding sequence ATGAAAATTTTAAAACAGGCGCGTGGGCCGGTTGTTACAGAGCGGAAAAGTCATCGCGTTCACCGGGCCTTCACGTTGATCGAACTTCTCGTGGTGATCGCCATCATCGCGATTTTGGCGTCGCTGCTGTTGCCCGCGTTGAGCAAAGCCAAGGCGAAGGCGCAGGGAGTTTTCTGCATGAACAACACCAAGCAGATCATGATCGCGTGGAACATGTACGCGGGCGATAACAACGATTTGCTGGCGCCCAATGATTTTTATTCCGGCAGCGGCGCGCCGCCCAAGACCTATTTCGGACCGCCGCTGCAACTGAACTGGGTCGGCGGGGGCGTGGATAACACGTCCGGCAATAGCCAGGCCACCAATGATTTTTATCTCACCACCGGCTCGTGCCTTTACAAATATGATTCTTCCCCGAGCACTTATCATTGCCCGGCAGACCACAGCGTTGTGCAAGGCGCGGGGCCGCGCAACCGCAGCGTCTCGATGAATTGCGCGGTGGGAACGATTTGGAACACGTCCAGTTTCACCCTTGCCAAAGGCCTGCCGGTGGGCTCGACCTGGCTCTCAGGCTCGTACCAGGGTGACGGCGGCAATACCTCGGACTGGCAGACTTATGGGAAACTCGCGAACATTCCGAACCCGTCATCGCTATTCGTCATTCTCGATGAGAATCCCGACAGCATCAATGACCCGGTGTTTTCCGTCGGCATGGGCAAAGCGGATGCGAATGGCAATCCGACCTACAGCCGGTGTGTGGATATTCCTGGTTCGTATCATAACAACGCGGCGGGTTTCGCTTTTGCGGATGGGCATTCGATCATCAAACATTGGATGGGCGGAGCCATCGCGGCGGCGGTCACGAATAATATTTCGATGCCGAGCGCGGCTGACTTGGCCGACTTGTATTGGATCCAATCGCAAACGTCGTCGGTGAAATAA
- a CDS encoding DUF1559 domain-containing protein yields MTTKDFPHANAVKPFARAFTLIELLVVIAIIAILAGLLLPALASAKGKARRIQCVSQMKQLGLGVSLFAADHTDMFPPAGYSTANNQVAWDGFINNYIGGNLAHTDLDGGTLDTDQAPGVLHCPADRGADSGWVANYPGVFARRTYAMNAVGPAYGTEYQIQPGKPIPPPDHGVGIYWDDAIFPNINWDIPGYTSAVVADPSGTILLVEQPCGDNVADNIWPCISFGPQGTAGQGNGELYQLDNNDTENQGAALYAAHGARFNYLFHDNHVAPLKVEQTIGTGTLALPKGMWTVAAGD; encoded by the coding sequence ATGACAACAAAAGATTTCCCCCACGCAAACGCGGTGAAGCCGTTCGCGCGCGCGTTCACACTGATCGAATTGCTGGTCGTCATCGCCATCATCGCCATTCTCGCCGGGTTGCTCTTGCCCGCGCTGGCGTCCGCGAAGGGCAAGGCGCGCCGCATCCAATGTGTTTCGCAAATGAAACAACTCGGCCTGGGCGTGTCGCTCTTCGCCGCCGATCACACCGACATGTTTCCGCCCGCCGGTTACTCCACTGCCAACAACCAGGTCGCGTGGGATGGTTTCATAAATAACTATATCGGCGGTAATTTGGCCCACACCGACCTCGACGGCGGCACGCTGGATACCGACCAGGCACCCGGAGTTTTACATTGCCCGGCGGACCGCGGCGCGGACAGTGGCTGGGTGGCGAATTATCCCGGCGTCTTCGCGCGCCGCACGTATGCGATGAATGCCGTTGGCCCCGCCTACGGGACCGAATACCAGATTCAGCCCGGCAAACCCATTCCACCGCCTGACCACGGCGTGGGCATCTATTGGGACGACGCCATTTTTCCGAACATAAACTGGGACATCCCCGGCTACACGTCAGCAGTGGTCGCCGATCCCTCCGGAACCATTTTGCTCGTCGAACAACCTTGCGGGGATAACGTGGCCGATAATATTTGGCCCTGCATTTCGTTTGGCCCGCAAGGAACCGCCGGCCAGGGCAACGGCGAACTCTATCAACTCGACAACAACGACACGGAAAACCAGGGCGCCGCGCTCTACGCCGCGCATGGTGCGCGTTTCAATTATCTTTTTCACGACAACCACGTCGCGCCGCTCAAGGTGGAACAAACCATCGGCACCGGCACGCTCGCGTTGCCCAAGGGAATGTGGACCGTCGCCGCGGGGGATTAG
- a CDS encoding NAD-dependent epimerase/dehydratase family protein, producing MKQKILISGICGFVGSTLAARLKESVEGAEIFGFDNFIRPGSELNRLELKRLGIRVQYADVRSAADIGALPAADWVVDAAANPSVLAGVDGQTSSRQLVEHNLNGTVNLVEYCKAHRAGFTLLSTSRVYAIKPLAALKVRAIKNAFQPDAKARTPGISAQGVAENFSTAAPISLYGSTKLASEALALEYGETFQFPVWINRCGVLAGAGQFGRADQGIFSFWINSWLRQRPLKYLGFGGKGFQVRDCLHPADMAPLLLKQMRVGLNAKQPRTINVSGGAASATSLAQLSAWCSRRFGAHHVETDGSSRPFDIPWMVLDSTLAKKTWGWKPASSVEKVLEEIARHAEKHPDWLDISAP from the coding sequence TTGAAACAAAAAATTCTCATCAGCGGTATTTGCGGGTTCGTCGGCAGCACGCTCGCCGCTCGGCTCAAGGAGAGCGTTGAAGGCGCGGAAATTTTCGGCTTCGATAATTTCATCCGGCCCGGCAGTGAACTCAACCGGCTTGAATTGAAGCGGCTTGGCATTCGAGTGCAGTACGCGGATGTGCGCAGCGCGGCGGACATCGGCGCGTTGCCCGCGGCGGATTGGGTGGTGGATGCCGCCGCCAATCCCAGCGTGCTCGCCGGCGTGGATGGACAGACAAGCAGCCGACAGTTAGTCGAGCACAACCTCAATGGCACGGTTAATCTGGTCGAATATTGCAAGGCGCATCGCGCCGGTTTTACGTTGCTGAGCACCAGCCGCGTGTATGCAATCAAGCCGCTGGCAGCGCTGAAAGTGCGCGCGATCAAAAATGCTTTTCAGCCCGACGCCAAGGCGCGCACGCCGGGAATTTCCGCGCAGGGAGTTGCGGAAAATTTTTCGACCGCCGCGCCCATTTCGCTTTACGGCAGCACCAAGCTCGCATCCGAGGCGCTCGCGCTGGAATATGGTGAGACCTTTCAATTTCCCGTGTGGATCAATCGTTGCGGCGTGCTGGCGGGTGCCGGACAATTTGGCCGCGCCGACCAGGGCATCTTCAGTTTCTGGATCAACTCGTGGCTGCGCCAGCGTCCGCTGAAATATCTCGGCTTCGGCGGCAAAGGTTTTCAAGTGCGCGATTGTCTGCATCCCGCCGACATGGCGCCGTTGCTTTTGAAACAGATGCGTGTGGGCCTCAACGCAAAACAACCGCGCACCATCAATGTCAGCGGCGGAGCCGCCAGCGCCACTTCGCTCGCACAACTCAGTGCGTGGTGCAGCAGGCGTTTCGGCGCGCATCACGTGGAGACCGACGGCAGTTCGCGGCCATTCGATATTCCGTGGATGGTCCTCGATTCCACACTCGCCAAAAAAACCTGGGGATGGAAGCCGGCGTCCTCAGTCGAAAAGGTGCTCGAAGAAATCGCTCGGCACGCCGAGAAGCATCCCGATTGGCTGGACATTTCCGCGCCTTAA
- a CDS encoding NAD-dependent epimerase/dehydratase family protein: MSVIIVTGAAGLIGSETCQRFHCENLGVVGIDNDMRARFFGAEASTSHTRERLEKNLKNYQHFSADIRDAAAIETIFKKFGKDIKAVVHTAAQPSHDWAAREPHTDFGVNAVGTLNMLEATRLHAPDAAFIFTSTNKVYGDTPNRLPLVAEEKRWEIERGHGYWNGIDETMSIDQTKHSLFGASKVAADILVQEYGRYFGMHTVCFRGGCLTGPGHAGTELHGFLAYLMKCTVTGKPYRVFGYGGKQVRDNIHSHDLVEAIWQFFRAPRVGEVYNLGGSRHSNCSMLEAIDLCQEISGRKLNWTYVEDNRIGDHIWWISDVRKFQSHYPDWKYRYDLRGILTEINAACQAG, translated from the coding sequence ATGTCCGTGATTATTGTGACCGGCGCTGCCGGATTGATTGGTTCGGAAACTTGCCAGCGGTTCCATTGCGAAAATCTGGGGGTGGTTGGAATTGATAACGACATGCGCGCCCGTTTTTTTGGCGCTGAAGCTTCCACCAGCCATACTCGCGAACGCCTCGAAAAAAATCTCAAGAATTACCAGCATTTTTCCGCTGATATTCGCGACGCCGCGGCGATCGAAACCATCTTCAAAAAATTTGGCAAGGACATCAAAGCCGTCGTGCATACCGCCGCCCAGCCGTCGCACGATTGGGCCGCGCGCGAACCGCACACGGACTTTGGCGTGAACGCCGTGGGCACGTTGAACATGCTCGAAGCCACCCGCCTGCACGCGCCCGATGCGGCGTTCATTTTCACGAGCACGAATAAAGTCTATGGCGATACTCCCAATCGCCTCCCGCTGGTCGCGGAGGAAAAACGATGGGAAATCGAACGCGGCCACGGCTATTGGAACGGCATTGACGAGACGATGTCCATTGACCAAACGAAGCACTCGCTCTTCGGCGCGAGCAAAGTGGCTGCGGATATTTTGGTCCAGGAATACGGCCGCTATTTTGGCATGCACACGGTTTGTTTTCGCGGCGGATGCCTGACTGGTCCGGGCCACGCGGGCACGGAGTTGCACGGGTTTCTTGCTTACCTGATGAAATGCACGGTGACGGGCAAACCCTATCGCGTATTCGGTTACGGCGGCAAACAGGTGCGCGATAATATTCACAGCCATGATTTGGTCGAGGCCATCTGGCAATTTTTTCGCGCGCCGCGCGTGGGCGAAGTTTATAATCTCGGCGGCAGCCGCCACTCGAATTGCTCGATGCTCGAAGCGATTGACTTGTGCCAGGAAATTAGCGGGCGCAAACTCAACTGGACTTACGTCGAAGACAACCGCATCGGCGATCATATCTGGTGGATCAGCGACGTGCGCAAATTCCAATCGCATTATCCCGACTGGAAATATCGCTACGATTTGCGCGGCATTTTGACCGAGATCAACGCCGCCTGCCAGGCGGGCTGA
- a CDS encoding glycosyltransferase family 2 protein, producing the protein MPCLNEADTLATCIQKARLGLERAGVRGEILIADNGSTDGSIEIAERLGARVVRVSEKGYGNALKGGIEAAQAKWVLMGDADDSYDFSEITGFITKLREGCDLVMGCRLTGGGGKVLPGAMPWSHRWIGNPMFTLMARHMFASPINDVYCGLRAFTKDLYYRLDLRCQGMEFATEMIIKASIRGVKIAENPITLHPDGRKAHAPHLKTFRDGWRTLRFFLIFSPRWLFLYPGILLGIFGLAGYAIALPGLEIHGITFDAHTLLFASLAILLGYQSVLFAVFAKTFAINEGLLPEDPAMKYFFDLVYLERGLVIGVMAFLTGVILLAWAVAQWWNVHFGHLEYSRTMRLVIPGMTLTALGFQTILSSFFVSILGMKRR; encoded by the coding sequence ATGCCGTGCTTGAACGAAGCCGACACGCTGGCAACGTGCATCCAAAAAGCCCGGCTTGGCCTCGAACGCGCGGGCGTGCGCGGCGAAATTCTTATCGCGGATAACGGCAGCACGGATGGCTCCATCGAAATTGCCGAACGGCTCGGCGCCCGCGTGGTGCGCGTATCGGAGAAAGGCTATGGCAACGCGCTCAAGGGGGGCATCGAAGCCGCCCAGGCCAAGTGGGTGCTCATGGGTGATGCCGACGACAGTTACGATTTTTCCGAGATCACCGGCTTCATCACGAAATTGCGCGAAGGCTGCGACCTCGTGATGGGTTGCCGATTGACCGGCGGCGGCGGCAAGGTATTGCCGGGTGCGATGCCGTGGTCGCATCGCTGGATTGGCAATCCGATGTTCACTTTGATGGCGCGGCACATGTTTGCTTCGCCGATCAACGATGTGTATTGCGGGCTGCGCGCGTTCACCAAGGATTTGTATTACCGGCTGGACCTGCGCTGCCAGGGGATGGAATTCGCGACCGAGATGATCATCAAGGCGAGCATCCGCGGAGTGAAGATCGCCGAGAACCCGATCACGCTGCACCCCGACGGCCGCAAGGCGCACGCGCCGCATTTAAAAACCTTTCGCGATGGCTGGCGCACGCTGCGCTTTTTCCTGATCTTCAGTCCGCGCTGGCTGTTTTTGTATCCTGGTATTTTGCTGGGAATTTTTGGGCTGGCTGGTTACGCGATCGCGCTGCCCGGACTTGAGATACACGGCATAACATTCGATGCCCACACGCTGCTCTTCGCGAGCCTGGCAATATTGCTGGGCTATCAATCCGTGTTGTTCGCGGTGTTTGCCAAGACCTTTGCCATCAACGAAGGTCTGTTGCCAGAAGACCCGGCGATGAAATATTTTTTTGATTTGGTCTATTTGGAACGCGGACTGGTGATAGGGGTTATGGCGTTTTTGACCGGCGTTATTTTATTAGCGTGGGCAGTGGCGCAATGGTGGAACGTGCATTTCGGGCATCTCGAATACAGCCGGACGATGCGCCTGGTGATTCCCGGCATGACGCTGACGGCCCTGGGTTTTCAGACCATTCTATCCAGCTTCTTTGTAAGCATTCTCGGGATGAAACGGCGATAA
- a CDS encoding MBL fold metallo-hydrolase has product MRIVNLNPDADIGASSWFVDLEGHRLLMDAGTHPKREGRASLPLYDLIAKEDLDAVALSHCHHDHVGSLPVALRHFPKAHVLMSELSYFIVERVLHNSVNVMTRQRDEAGIKEYPLYSHDEVDEMAPRFQGFKYNRQIEWASYAKTRAGMPSPTLEFYDAGHALGSAGMMVRGKKETLFFTGDVSFGDQTILKGARFEDVKADVLIMETTRGNRAVPQGFTRAGELERLTQAIEHVQKRKGCILIPTFALGRTQEILAMLALLTRSGRLKHQPIYIGGLGRVFTEIYDLESHRTHRQHSSLQLREALNLVVLEKGQLEKMKLSGGRIFVITAGMMSENTAAHNLATRMIGDERQAIFFVGYADRDTPGGRLKAAKPGETFIFSPSAGEVTRRCELDDFDLTAHANRDELLNFVGQVSPHTVLLGHGDADSRQWFEEQIRARHPKMKIIQPAPGKSVEV; this is encoded by the coding sequence GTGAGAATCGTTAATCTGAATCCTGACGCCGACATTGGCGCCAGCTCGTGGTTTGTTGACCTCGAGGGCCACCGGCTGCTAATGGATGCCGGCACGCATCCCAAACGCGAAGGCCGCGCGAGTCTTCCGCTCTACGACCTCATCGCCAAAGAGGATCTCGATGCCGTGGCGCTTTCGCATTGTCATCATGATCACGTCGGTTCGCTGCCGGTGGCTTTGCGGCATTTTCCCAAGGCGCACGTGCTCATGTCGGAGCTGAGTTATTTCATCGTCGAGCGCGTGCTGCACAATTCCGTCAATGTCATGACCCGCCAGCGCGACGAAGCGGGCATCAAGGAATATCCGCTCTACTCGCACGACGAAGTGGACGAAATGGCGCCGCGTTTTCAAGGCTTCAAATACAATCGCCAGATCGAATGGGCTTCGTACGCGAAAACGCGCGCGGGCATGCCTTCGCCGACGCTGGAATTTTATGACGCCGGGCACGCGCTCGGTTCCGCCGGAATGATGGTGCGCGGCAAAAAGGAAACTTTGTTTTTCACGGGCGATGTTTCGTTTGGCGACCAGACGATTTTGAAGGGCGCGCGTTTTGAAGACGTGAAGGCCGACGTGCTGATCATGGAAACGACGCGCGGCAATCGCGCGGTGCCGCAAGGTTTCACCCGCGCGGGCGAACTGGAGCGGCTTACCCAGGCGATCGAACATGTTCAAAAACGCAAAGGCTGTATTCTCATTCCGACGTTTGCGCTCGGACGAACGCAGGAAATTTTGGCGATGCTCGCGTTGCTCACGCGTTCCGGACGGCTCAAGCATCAGCCGATTTATATTGGCGGTCTCGGCCGGGTTTTCACCGAGATTTACGATCTCGAATCGCATCGCACTCATCGCCAGCACAGCAGCCTGCAACTGCGCGAAGCCTTGAATCTCGTCGTGCTCGAAAAGGGGCAGCTTGAGAAAATGAAACTTTCTGGCGGGCGCATCTTTGTCATCACCGCCGGCATGATGAGTGAAAATACCGCTGCTCATAATCTCGCCACGCGCATGATCGGCGACGAGCGGCAGGCGATTTTCTTTGTCGGTTACGCGGACCGCGATACTCCCGGCGGACGCCTCAAAGCCGCCAAACCCGGCGAGACATTTATTTTCAGCCCCAGCGCCGGCGAAGTGACGCGGCGTTGTGAACTGGACGACTTCGATCTTACGGCGCACGCGAACCGCGATGAACTTTTGAATTTCGTCGGTCAGGTTTCTCCGCACACGGTTCTGCTTGGCCACGGCGATGCCGATTCGCGCCAATGGTTCGAGGAACAGATCCGCGCGCGCCATCCGAAAATGAAAATCATCCAGCCCGCGCCCGGAAAAAGCGTGGAGGTTTGA
- a CDS encoding DUF4412 domain-containing protein, with amino-acid sequence MKSFNFLGRVSGAGLLALLIGSATVFGQVPSTADKSAAGPGSAPGMNAAMIRFFGSNTNFISKAEVRVLDKNQKETTAMNMGFQMLAGKMRVDINMAEVKSKEMSPEFAGMMKQMGMDQMSTILLPEQKEIITIYPGLKSYALTPMPKEEADAAAMTYKLEKSRIGKETVDGHSCEKDNVTVTDTKGNQQHAVVWYATDLKEFPVQMQIPDDDSTLIMKFKDVKLGRPETSQFQAPAGLAKYDDVAALMSDAVTKKMGMAPK; translated from the coding sequence ATGAAATCATTCAATTTTCTCGGGCGGGTATCCGGTGCCGGGCTTCTCGCTTTGCTCATCGGTTCGGCAACAGTATTTGGCCAGGTTCCTTCCACGGCGGATAAATCGGCGGCGGGTCCGGGCAGCGCCCCGGGCATGAACGCGGCGATGATTCGTTTCTTTGGCAGCAATACCAATTTCATTTCCAAGGCGGAAGTGCGCGTGCTGGATAAAAACCAGAAGGAAACGACCGCCATGAACATGGGTTTCCAAATGCTCGCGGGCAAGATGCGTGTGGACATCAATATGGCCGAAGTCAAAAGCAAGGAGATGTCTCCCGAATTCGCCGGCATGATGAAACAAATGGGCATGGACCAGATGTCCACCATTCTTTTGCCGGAGCAGAAAGAAATCATTACCATTTATCCCGGGCTCAAATCCTACGCGCTCACGCCCATGCCGAAGGAAGAAGCCGATGCCGCCGCGATGACATATAAGTTGGAAAAATCCCGCATCGGCAAGGAAACGGTGGATGGCCATTCCTGCGAAAAGGACAATGTCACCGTGACCGACACGAAGGGCAATCAGCAGCATGCCGTGGTTTGGTATGCGACCGATCTCAAGGAATTTCCCGTGCAGATGCAAATCCCCGATGACGATTCCACGCTCATCATGAAGTTCAAGGACGTCAAACTTGGACGCCCGGAGACAAGCCAATTCCAGGCTCCCGCGGGTCTGGCCAAGTATGACGATGTTGCCGCATTGATGTCGGATGCCGTGACCAAAAAAATGGGCATGGCCCCGAAATAA
- a CDS encoding serpin family protein yields MTTLFKGLFAAAVAGILVAAPARSEEVSTTNLVSGNNAFALELYSRLAAGDGNVFFSPYSISTCLAMTYAGARGDTASQIGHVFHFDSDGAQLSSNFAELQKHLDELEQKAEVKLDIANGMWVEKNQKLLKEFTSVVRDSYGAEVKQADFRSSAEPTRRDINDWVSEKTSGKITDLLQPGVVNAATRLVLVNAIYLKGSWVHSFKKSATVDGPFSVSDTQKATAHFMHQDSSFEYAENEDCQLLEMPYGDSKTGIGGNNLLAMDILLPRKADGLKKLESSLTEPALIALVGKARPQKINVTFPKFTTTAQISLGQTLAAMGMPLAFSNEADFSGMDGERDLYISAIVHKAYVKVDESGTEAAAATGTVMALTSVMRQPSPVFRADHPFIFLIRDTQSGAILFLGRITDPTK; encoded by the coding sequence ATGACAACGCTTTTCAAAGGACTATTTGCCGCGGCGGTGGCGGGCATCTTGGTGGCCGCACCAGCGAGGTCTGAAGAAGTTTCCACCACGAACCTGGTGTCAGGAAATAATGCCTTTGCGCTCGAGCTTTATTCGCGGCTGGCCGCGGGCGACGGGAATGTATTTTTTTCGCCGTATAGCATTTCGACTTGCTTGGCCATGACTTATGCCGGGGCGCGGGGCGATACAGCATCGCAAATCGGACACGTGTTTCATTTCGATTCGGACGGCGCGCAACTTTCCAGCAACTTCGCTGAACTTCAAAAACATCTCGACGAACTGGAGCAAAAGGCGGAGGTCAAACTGGACATTGCCAACGGCATGTGGGTTGAAAAAAATCAAAAGCTGCTCAAGGAATTTACTTCGGTGGTGCGGGATAGTTATGGCGCGGAAGTAAAGCAGGCGGATTTTCGTTCGTCCGCCGAGCCGACGCGCCGCGACATCAATGACTGGGTCAGCGAAAAGACGAGTGGAAAGATCACCGACCTTTTGCAGCCGGGAGTTGTAAATGCCGCGACGCGATTGGTATTGGTGAACGCCATTTACTTAAAGGGGTCATGGGTGCATTCGTTCAAAAAAAGCGCGACCGTGGACGGTCCGTTCAGTGTGAGCGACACGCAAAAAGCGACCGCCCATTTCATGCACCAGGATTCTTCCTTTGAATATGCCGAGAACGAAGACTGCCAACTTTTGGAAATGCCCTATGGCGATTCCAAGACCGGGATTGGCGGGAACAATTTGCTGGCGATGGATATATTGCTTCCGCGAAAAGCGGATGGTTTGAAAAAGTTGGAGTCGTCGCTGACGGAGCCGGCTTTGATCGCGCTGGTGGGAAAGGCGAGGCCGCAAAAAATAAACGTGACCTTTCCGAAATTCACCACGACGGCACAAATCAGCCTCGGACAAACTTTGGCGGCGATGGGCATGCCGCTGGCATTTTCGAATGAAGCGGATTTTTCGGGAATGGACGGCGAGCGTGATTTATATATTTCCGCCATTGTCCACAAGGCTTATGTGAAGGTTGACGAGTCGGGCACGGAAGCAGCAGCGGCGACGGGAACAGTGATGGCATTGACTTCGGTCATGCGCCAGCCATCACCGGTATTTCGCGCCGATCATCCCTTTATTTTTCTGATACGCGATACGCAATCCGGCGCGATTCTTTTTCTTGGGCGCATCACGGACCCGACGAAATAA